The Candidatus Flexicrinis proximus sequence CCGTCTGCACGCGCTCTCTCAGCACCTTGAGGGTGTCGGCGGCGACGGCGACCGTGATCTGCACCATGTGGAGCGCGTCGCCGTTGTTGATTTCCTGCAGGGCGCGGCGGCAGTCGGCGATGCGCTGCACCGATCGGCTGTCTTCGCCGCTCACGCCGGCCAGATGCACCTGATAGGCCTGAATGATGCCTTCCAGCGCGTCGATGGCCGCATTCCGGTCGTACGTCTTATCGATATCGATCGCCAGCGCCAGCGGGAAATTCAGGCGCAGCAGCGGCGGCAGCGGCCGGAAGAAGTTCCATGTCGCCGGCGCGAACTCGTAGCTGGTCAGGATCGACCAAAAGGGGACGGCCTCCGGGACGTCCGACCGGCGCCAGATGCCAGAACGGCGTCTCGCGGATTTCGTAGCGCCCATCGAACAGCGCCGGCCACGCGCCTTCCGTGACCTGCGTGTCGAAGGCCGACGCCATGCCGCCCGCCAGCGCGCGGATTCTGGTCGCTCCAAAGCGCCATGCCGCACAACGCGCGCTGATATTCGGCGCTCTCGTTCAGGTGCTCGAAGTGGCGGCGGTACTCCATCAGCAGCAGGCGGCGCTGCGGGTCGTCGACATCCTGCGCCAGGCGGCTCAGGCGGCTGATCTTGTCCTCGAGCGTCGCCGGCATCTGCCAGCAGACGAAGCGCGCCGGTTCGCGCAGTGTGCGCAGCCAGGTCGAGAAACGCGCCTGGAGTGACTGCACGCCGTCATCGGTCGCGTGCAGCATGATGTCGAACGGTTCGATGAGGAAGGTGCGCGCGGGCATCAGCGGATGTCTCCGGCCATCGGCGCGTCGACGAAGACCAGCCCGTCGCCGCGATCGGCTTCGGCGGCGCGGGCAAACGTCACCCACTCGCGCATATCGACGTCGTAGTCGACCTGTGCCGGTGCAAAGATCGCCGCCGCGTCCAGTCTGACCAGCTCAACCGGCAGCTCCAGCGCCTGCGCCAGACTGCCGAAGACGCTCTGCGGGTCGTGCGCGGCCGCCAGCAGCAGCGATCCGCGCAGGCGGTAGATCAGGCGCTGCCAGAGCGGGATGCCGCCGCGGGTGCCGGTCATGCCGAGCATGGCGACGGCCATCAGCACGCCTGCCGGCAGCGACCAGGCCGGCACGGCGATATTGAACAGTGTATAGGTCAGGCCGCCGCCGACGCCGGATAGCAGCAGGCGCTTGAACGGCACGCCCATGAAGCCCTTTTCGTCGCGCAGCAGCACGTGCGACTTGAAATCCGCGGCCATCGCCTGGTTCCTTCCGGTGCGAGGGGAATCAGGCGAAGGTGATGAGCGCGGTGACGCTGGAGGCGAACACGACGAACAGCAGGCCGATGACGACCTGATTGGCGGCCTTCGGGTTGTCGCGATGGAGTCGAATGGCGGCGCCGGAGAGCTTGCGCTCCCGGTTTCCGCCAAGCGCTCCCCGAACCGGACGGGCAGGTTGTCCCTGCATCCGGCTCTCCAGATAGTTAGTGAGTTCATATGCGTTCATTGGTGTTTCATATCCCCGTGATGGTGATCTTTGTGACAGTCATGGCAGAGCAGTTTCACGCCCTGTTCATAACCGGATTGGGCAACCGACTTCGTATTCTGGCTGGCGTTTCGCAAGCGGTTCGGATGGTGCAGAACGAGTCTCACTCCTTCTCGCCCACAACCTTCGCACTGACCTTTCGCCTTCGCCATTGCCTGCACCTTGCGTTCCAGACTGCGACCCCCTGCCCAGTTCGTGTTGATGTAGGGCTTGCGGTCGTCGGCTGTGCCGCCGGGTGACAGGATAGAGCGGTGTGCGGGATACTTGTTCCAGATGAACAGATGTTTCCCGTCAGGCTTGATGGTGTAGAGTGCCAGCCGCCCCGTTTTCGGGTCACGCTCGTAATGCGTCCGCATCGTCTGGCGAATGGAAATGTTGTGCTTGCGCGCGAGATAGTGCGCCGTCAGCCAGTAGACAATCCCGGTCAGGCGACTGAGTTTGTGCTTGCTGTCGTTGGCGTAGCAGTAGTATTGGCTCCAGCCGCGCGCCAGCGCGTTCACGTTCGCAAAGACATCCATTTCCGGTGCATGACGATAGCGGGCCGCATCTTGCAGCCGTTCCACCACCGACGTAAAAGCATCTGTCGGGATGGACAGTCGCGCCCAGCGTGTCCCATTCGGGTTGCGGATACCCTGCACGTCGTAGCCCAGAAACCGCAGCTTCTGGTCGGCGTGAGTGATGAGGGTTTTCTCCTCGCTCAGGGTCAATCCGAGTGTGTCTTTGAGCCATGCCGCCATCCGCGCTTTGCGCGTTTCGGCTTCTGTCCGGCTCTTGCCACACAACATCACCAGAAAGTCATCCGCATACCGGATGTAGTGGATGCTCGGCTGCACATCGGAAGGTTTCGTCCGGCTGCGCTCCACTTCCAGTGTCCGCAGTTCCGCCTTGATTTCGGCGGCGCTGCGTCGGTTGGGAAACGGTGCGCCTTTCACAAGCTGCTCGCGCAGGTACTTGATGCGGCGGGTCAACTGCTTGTAGGCAGCCGTCTGCCGCGCCCGATACTCGCGGTTGCTCACCTGCTTGGGCTGGTTCGCGCCCTGCTGCTCCATCCAGACATCGAACTCATGGAGGACGATGTTGGCAAGCACCGGGCTGACGATGCCGCCCTGTGGTGTGCCGCTGTACGTGTCGTGGCGTTTTCCACCTTCCATGAACCCGGCTTGCAGAAAGCGGCGGATGAGGTCGATAAACCGCTCATCTTTGATCCGCTTCCGCAGCAGGTTCAGGACGACGTGGTGCGGGATACTGTCGAAGCAGGCTTTGATGTCGCCTTCGATGATCCAGCTTGCCCCCGCTTTGTAGGTATATGCCGTGTGTCGCAGCGCCGAGATGGTGCTGCGTTTCGGGCGAAAACCATGCGAGGATGGGCGGAACAACGGCTCATAGAGCGCTTCGAGTATCCGCCGCGCCGCTTCCTGTACGGTGCGGTCACGCAGGGACGGGATGCCCAACGGACGTTTCTTCGTGCTGCGCTTCTTCTCGATGTACGTGCGCTGTACAGGCTCAGGCTGATACACGCCAGTGGTGAGTTCCTCACCGAGTTTACACAGGACATCTGCGTTCACCTGCTCGCGGGTCATCCCGTCGACGCCCGGTGTACGGCTGCCTTTGTTTTCTTTGACGTGCGCCCATGCGCTGTTCAGCATGTCCATCTTTCCCACCAGTCGGTAGAGTTTGCCGAACCGTTTATCACGGTCGGCGGTTGCCAACTTACGCATATGTTCAAGTTCGTGGGTTACAGCACCCATAAGGTCTAGCACCTCCGTCTGTTCCACTGCCTTGAATAACCATCCTGCCGCCCTTGGCCCTGTACGCGGTGTTCCGCGCTCCCTGGTGGGTCGTTACGCCCACGACTACTATGGCGGCTCTGCCCCTGCGTCGCTCGATACTGCTCAAAGCCAGCCTTCCTCCATTGCTGAGGGAAGAACGACACAGGTTCTCCGGTAGCTGTACCAGCATTTCAGATAGGGTCGGGTCGGCTTCCGAACGGGTTCTCTCAGATTGAGAGCTTGTGTCCTGACCGCTGCAAGATGTTAGGCTTTCAGCAGTTCTCAGGCGGATTGCTCCGCTTGATTTCGACCAGCATGGAAGCTACTGTTCTACAGTTCACCCTGACGTAACAAGCCAAGATTTCGTCAGTTTGGCGTTCGTCCCGTCTCGCCTTCGCCAGTAACCGGCTAACCCTTTCTATCTCATCCGCCCGTCCGCTTGTTGGGAATTGGCTTTCCCCGCACGGCTCAGGTTGTCCCCCGAAGGCTGACCACGACAGGGTGCTTTAGTTCCCTGTCGCGCCGGGGTGAGGACACGTTCTCCTAACAGAACGTGGCGCTTATGCGCAATGCTGATACGCCCTTACGGACGCCCCTTCCAGTCGCCGATGATCGGCCAGCTCGACCCCATATACATCAGGCCGAGGCCAAGGAAGCCGATGACGGCGGCGATCGGCGCGATGAGCTGCGCGATGTCCTGTACGTCGTTGAACAACTGCTGTATCGCATCTGAAAGGTTCACGAAACACTCCCCATGTAGTTGATTCCACGGCAGTAGGAACAGCCGGCGCGAGGAGGCGTGCGCGGTGACGGAAGGTGTGGGCCGTCTGTCATGCGCTGCGGTCGAGATCGTCAGGCACGGAACTCACCCGCGCCGGCTATCCTCAGCGTAGCAAAGTGGGCGAAGGCAGCATATCGAGGATTACAATTTGCGATCGTCAATATTCCACAAGTGAGTAGTTGGCCGAAATCGATTTGGCTGGGTTATCTTGTTAGACGAATCTAAACTACGACGATAAGTGCAATTATCGAAGGAAAGCGTCGGTTGTTACTTCATTCGTCTAATTGCTTGGAAGGCGTTTTCAGATGATAATAATGCGTAATTCAATTACAGTGATCTGAGACGGCCCATTGACCCACAACAATAACTGAACCGATCTGAGTGAGAGTAAACCTAAAGATGAGTAAACGCAACCGATTGATGAATATGCAAGCAAGCAGATTCACCGGGATCGGACAGAGATTCAGGCTGAGGCTCAAAACAGTAAGGATGTTGAGAGTACTATTTATTGCATGTCACGGACCAAATGGTATTCACGCGCAACAGGAAAACGTGGTTGGAAGTGGTTTGTCAGGATGAGCAGAGATCGTCCTCAGTGTCGTGGACAATGAACCACCGTGCAACAAAGTAACACTTACGATCCCTCGGAAATCCGATGAATCTTTGGACCAGCGCAGACAATTACGGCTATACCGGTGAACTAACCGATGCGGAATGAATTGGTCTATTTGCGCAACCGGTACTACCACCCCCCGGAGTATAAGCACTTTCATTTCGCAGGATCCATATGAAGGCACGATGAACAATCCCGTTTCTTTGAATCGCTGTTCTTATGTTCAAGGCAATCCCGTTAA is a genomic window containing:
- the ltrA gene encoding group II intron reverse transcriptase/maturase — protein: MRKLATADRDKRFGKLYRLVGKMDMLNSAWAHVKENKGSRTPGVDGMTREQVNADVLCKLGEELTTGVYQPEPVQRTYIEKKRSTKKRPLGIPSLRDRTVQEAARRILEALYEPLFRPSSHGFRPKRSTISALRHTAYTYKAGASWIIEGDIKACFDSIPHHVVLNLLRKRIKDERFIDLIRRFLQAGFMEGGKRHDTYSGTPQGGIVSPVLANIVLHEFDVWMEQQGANQPKQVSNREYRARQTAAYKQLTRRIKYLREQLVKGAPFPNRRSAAEIKAELRTLEVERSRTKPSDVQPSIHYIRYADDFLVMLCGKSRTEAETRKARMAAWLKDTLGLTLSEEKTLITHADQKLRFLGYDVQGIRNPNGTRWARLSIPTDAFTSVVERLQDAARYRHAPEMDVFANVNALARGWSQYYCYANDSKHKLSRLTGIVYWLTAHYLARKHNISIRQTMRTHYERDPKTGRLALYTIKPDGKHLFIWNKYPAHRSILSPGGTADDRKPYINTNWAGGRSLERKVQAMAKAKGQCEGCGREGVRLVLHHPNRLRNASQNTKSVAQSGYEQGVKLLCHDCHKDHHHGDMKHQ